The Lynx canadensis isolate LIC74 chromosome D1, mLynCan4.pri.v2, whole genome shotgun sequence genome has a segment encoding these proteins:
- the LOC115526379 gene encoding olfactory receptor 5L1-like, giving the protein MGTENCSGVTEFIILLGFAEAPELRVALFSVFLFIYGVTVLGNLGMMAVIQVSCHLHTPMYFFLNHLSFVDFCYSTVIVPKMLTNTLNEDKAISFLGCTVQFYLFCTCVVSEVFLLAVMAYDRFVAICNPLLYTVTMSRNLCVELVSCCYLCGMVCSLIHLCLALEIPSYTSNVIDHFFCDLPPLLSLACSDVTMNELLLYIVATFNEITTIVIILTSYLLILITILRMHSAEGRRKAFSTCASHLTAILVFHGTILFTYCRPSSGNSMDTDKVATVFYTVVIPMLNPLIYSLRNKDVKKHSRKLVSSIIFALYLYYSCVTLSRTDAHVKVITVYLVLGHGHTPGYRYHLPWIEFNKSVGMRISLAMFCSLNSRKGKQTSGSTQNCQAARFRTVKERDGEDTETVEGNSLNTYNLIIRHYHCHVIGDELKLSG; this is encoded by the exons ATGGGCACGGAAAACTGCTCCGGTGTGACCGAGTTCATCATTCTCCTCGGATTCGCAGAAGCCCCTGAGTTGAGAGTCGCCCTCTTCTCTGTGTTCCTTTTCATCTATGGAGTCACGGTGCTGGGCAACCTGGGCATGATGGCAGTGATTCAGGTCAGCTGTCACCTTCACactcccatgtactttttcctcaACCACTTGTCCTTTGTGGATTTTTGCTACTCCACCGTCATCGTGCCAAAGATGCTAACTAATACCTTAAACGAGGACAAAGCCATTTCGTTCCTGGGGTGCACCGTGCAATTCTACTTGTTTTGTACATGTGTGGTAAGTGAGGTCTTTCTGTTGGCGgtcatggcctatgaccgcttcGTGGCCATCTGCAACCCACTGTTGTACACGGTCACCATGTCCCGCAATCTCTGTGTGGAGCTGGTGTCTTGTTGCTACCTGTGTGGGATGGTGTGTTCTCTGATCCACTTGTGTTTAGCTCTGGAGATCCCATCCTACACATCAAATGTGATTGACCACTTCTTCTGCGATCTGCCCCCTCTCTTATCCCTTGCTTGCTCTGATGTCACTATGAATGAACTGCTGCTGTACATCGTGGCCACCTTCAATGAGATCACCACCATCGTGATCATCCTCACCTCCTACTTGCTAATTCTCATCACCATCCTGAGGATGCACTCTGCCGAGGGAAGGCGCAAAGCCTTTTCCACCTGTGCCTCCCACCTCACAGCCATCCTTGTCTTCCACGGAACAATCCTTTTCACTTACTGCCGGCCCAGTTCTGGCAACAGTATGGATACTGACAAGGTGGCCACGGTGTTCTACACTGTAGTGATTCCCATGCTCAACCCCCTCATCTATAGCCTGCGGAACAAGGATGTGAAGAAGCACTCAAGAAA GCTGGTATCTTCAATTATCTTTGCTCTCTATCTTTATtactcttgt GTCACTCTGAGTCGGACAGATGCTCATGTGAAAGTTATCACTGTCTACTTGGTACT AGGGCATGGACACACTCCTGGATATCGTTATCATCTTCCCTGGATTGAATTTAATAAATCTGTAGGCATGAGAATTTCTCTAGCTATGTTCTGTAGCTtgaattccagaaaaggaaaacagacatcTGGATCGACTCAGAATTGCCAGGCTGCCAGATTTAGAACCGTGAAGGAACGAGATGGTGAGGATACGGAGACTGTGGAAGGAAATTCACTTAACACTTACAATTTGATTATAAGGCACTATCACTGTCATGTCATAGGTGATGAACTGAAGCTCAGTGGTTAA
- the LOC115525463 gene encoding olfactory receptor 5I1-like, giving the protein MELENLTVKTEFFLLGFSEHPELWRVLFAVFLFIYSVTLMGNLGMMSLIMTSSHLHTPMYFFLCILSFVDVCYSSVIAPKLLADLVSEKKTISYKGCAAQLYFFCSLVDTESFLLAAMAYDRYIAICNPLLYTVIMSKRLCCQLAIGAFWGGTMSSIIHTTNTFHLSFCSKEINHFFCDISPLFSLSCTDTYMHDIVLVVFAGLVEAICLLTVLLSYVCIIAAILKTGSAEGRRKGFSTCASHLTVVTIYHGTLIFIYLRPSAGHSLDIDKVTSVFYTLIIPMLNPLIYSLRNKDVKNAFKKVISRKFLS; this is encoded by the coding sequence ATGGAATTGGAGAACCTCACTGTGAAGACTGAGTTCTTTCTCTTGGGATTTAGTGAGCATCCAGAACTCTGGAGGGTTCTTTTTGCTGTGTTCCTTTTTATCTACTCTGTTACCTTAATGGGGAACCTAGGGATGATGTCATTAATCATGACCAGTTCCCATTTGCACACCCCTATGTACTTTTTCCTCTGCATACTGTCCTTCGTCGATGTATGCTACTCCTCCGTCATTGCCCCCAAATTACTTGCAGACTTGGTTTCCGAGAAAAAGACCATTTCTTACAAGGGCTGTGCTGCAcagttatattttttctgttctttggttGACACAGAATCTTTCCTCTTGGCTGCCATGGCTTATGACCGGTACATAGCCATCTGCAACCCACTGCTTTATACTGTTATTATGTCCAAGAGGCTTTGCTGCCAGCTTGCGATTGGAGCATTTTGGGGGGGTACCATGAGCTCAATTATTCACACTACCAATACCTTCCATCTGTCTTTCTGCTCCAAAGAAATTAACCATTTCTTCTGCGATATCTCCccactcttctctctgtcctgcaCTGATACTTACATGCATGACATTGTTCTGGTAGTTTTTGCTGGTTTAGTGGAAGCTATCTGTCTTCTAACAGTTCTTCTCTCTTATGTCTGCATCATAGCAGCCATTCTTAAAACAGGTTCTgctgaaggaagaagaaaagggttCTCCACTTGTGCCTCCCATCTGACTGTGGTCACTATTTACCACGGTaccctcatttttatttacttgcgCCCCAGCGCCGGTCATTCGCTGGATATTGACAAAGTGACCTCTGTGTTCTATACATTGATTATACCTATGTTGAATCCCTTAATTTACAGTCTGAGGAACAAAGATGTCAAAAATGCCTTTAAGAAAGTGATCAGCCGAAAATTCCTTtcttaa
- the LOC115526381 gene encoding olfactory receptor 5W2-like: protein MAVENCSVMTDFILLGLTGRKDVQQGLFVFFLLVYAITMIANLGMILLIKLDSRLHTPMYYFLSNLSFCDVCYSSTVSPKMLAGFLSEQKKIPYNSCAIQLYFFGAFADVECLMLAVMAYDRYAAICNPLLYTMAMSRRICIQLVALAYIVGFVDSAIHTGCTFRLAFCNSNIINHFFCDIPPLLSLSSSDTSINEIVMFTFIGCVVGCSVITVLLSYTYIIMTILRMNSAEGRRKAFSTCASHLTAVAIFHGTLLFMYFRPSSSYSMDTDKMASVFYTVVIPMLNPLIYSLRNKDVKGALKKIIST from the coding sequence ATGGCTGTTGAGAACTGCTCTGTGATGACGGACTTCATACTCCTAGGACTTACTGGAAGAAAAGATGTGCAGCAGGGGCTCTTTGTGTTCTTTCTGCTGGTTTATGCCATAACCATGATTGCCAATCTAGGGATGATCCTGCTGATCAAACTGGACTCCAGGCTCCACACACCCATGTATTATTTCCTGAGCAACCTGTCTTTCTGTGATGTCTGCTACTCCTCCACTGTCTCTCCCAAGATGCTGGCTGGCTTCTTATCTGAGCAAAAGAAGATTCCATACAACTCGTGTGCAATTCAGCTGTATTTTTTCGGGGCCTTCGCAGATGTGGAGTGTCTCATGTTGGCTGTCATGGCTTACGACCGGTATGCAGCCATCTGTAATCCACTTCTGTATACAATGGCCATGTCCAGGAGAATCTGCATCCAGCTCGTGGCCCTTGCCTACATCGTGGGATTTGTGGATTCGGCAATCCACACCGGTTGCACGTTTCGATTGGCATTCTGCAATTCCAATATCATCAATCACTTTTTCTGTGACATCCCACCCTTGCTGTCCCTCTCGTCTTCGGATACATCTATAAACGAGATAGTGATGTTCACTTTCATTGGTTGTGTGGTGGGGTGCAGCGTCATCACCGTCCTCCTCTCCTACACCTACATCATAATGACCATCCTTAGAATGAACTCAGCGGAAGGGAGACGCAAAGCCTTTTCTACATGTGCCTCCCACTTGACCGCAGTGGCCATATTTCACGGCACACTCCTGTTCATGTATTTCCGACCCAGCTCCAGTTACTCTATGGACACGGACAAAATGGCCTCTGTGTTCTACACGGTGGTCATCCCAATGTTAAACCCACTGATCTACAGCTTACGGAATAAGGATGTGAAAGGTGCcctgaaaaaaataatcagtacTTGA